DNA sequence from the candidate division WOR-3 bacterium genome:
AAGGCGACTGCCGGGTGAATATCTGGTAGTTTGGGATGGACTGGATAATGACAATAGATTAGTACCACCCGGTGAATATTTGTTCCAGATCAGACTGCAAGGTCTGCAGGGACATGGTAGAAGGATAAATAAGACAATGCAGGCAGGTGTTAAATGTGTCGTATCATAACTTTAGTAATGATCCCCATCTTGCTGTTGGGGACAAAGTATGCAGGAGAGTTTCAGGAATTGCAGGTCGGTGCGCGTGCGAGCGCTATGGGCGGTACCGGCATTGCGCAATTCGGCGATCCGACGGTGTTATATTTCAATCCAGCTGGTACTTTTTTCATCTCACGTAGCGCGCACTTGATGCACGCCGAAAATTTTGCCGGTGTCGTAAAGAATGATTTCGGAGCGATTGTTCTGCCCCGCGGTAACATGAGTTTGGGTTTTGGCGTCCAGTACGTGCACACGAGTGGCATAAAACTTACAACATTGCCCGATACTACTTTGGACCCTGGAAGTGGTAATGTGCCCATCCCTTACGATACCGTGGGCACGGCGGATTTTCTTTTTTACATAAACGGATCCAAGGGCAATGACCGGTTCTCTGTGGGCGCAAACATAAAAGTGTTCTACCGCGATCTGAATGCGATAACCGGTTACGGTGGCGGTTTAGATCTTGGCGTGGCTTATAAAGTCGAGTATCTGAGGGTTGGTCTGGCAGTGCGTGACTTTGTATTGTCTCCTCTTATCTGGAGCAGTGGGACGAAGGAGACGATATTACCGAAAATAGCGTTGGGCGTTGCCCCGGTCTTGCTCCTTAGAGCAATTAACTCGACCGTAACGCTTGAAGCAGATATTGTGAAGACGATCGATGTGGTAGGTTTTGATGTCAACCTGGGTCTCGAATACGGTTACCGTGATCTACTTTTCGGGAGAATGGGTATTTATCGGGGTAATTATACTCTGGGCATAGGTCTTCAATATAAGAAATTCAGCCTTGATTATGCTTTCATGGCGCATCCTGATCTGAATAATTCAAACAAATTGTCTGCGGGGATAAGATTCTAATAAAAGCGGAAGTATTTAGAAAACTGCTCAATCTGTGGGCAATCTTTATCCCCATAACCTATCAGTTATCTCCAGAACCGCGTGGACGAATGCTTCTTGCCATGGTATGTTTTGCTGTCGGCATCGTAGATTTTCTACGTCTTCATATTAATGGTATCAAGGAAGCTTTCATATTGTTCTTTGGTTCATTCTTGCGCCGGCATGAAATCAGACGACTGAGTGGTGCTTCATATCTGCTGCTTGGATGTTTCATAACCTCATTGCTTTATGGCAAGCCGATCGTTGTAGCTGCGTGTTCTTACATAATCGTTGGTGATACATTCGCGGCGATTTTTGGCCAGAACATAAAAAGCCCCAGAATATTCCAGAACAAGACAGTACTGGGTACTTTGGCTTTTCTCGTTGCATCTATGATCAGTGCTTATTTACTGTATATTCTCACGGGATCATTGCCTCTTTGGCATCTGATCGTCGGAGCCATTGCCGCTTCGGTTTTCGAATCGCTTCCATTGCCGTTGGATGACAATTTTTCAGTACCGATCATAACCGGGTTCATAATGAGTCTTCTGTAAGAAAAAAGGCCCCGTGAGGGGCCTTTTTTGTTTACCACTGTATTCTAAATAGCCTGGGCTTCAGTCTTTTCTTCCTCCAGGGTTATTTCCTGATAACGCCTGAGACCCGTACCGGCGGGGATGATCCTTCCCACGATGACGTTCTCTTTTAGTCCTTCGAGACGATCCACCTTGCCTTCTACCGCGGCATCGGCCAGCACTTTGGTCGTTTCCTGGAAACTGGAGGCTGAAAAGAACGATTCGGTGGAGAGGGCTGCTCTTGTTATGCCCAGCAGTATTGGACGGTAGGTGGCTGGTTTCTTTCCTTCGACCAGTGCTTGCTGATTTACCTCGATTACGCGGCGTTTGTCCACAATCTCACCGCCCACAAAAGGTGTATTACCCGGTTCTTCGATCTTCACTTTCTGCAACATTTGACGCACGATAACTTCGATATGTTTATCATCTATTTTCACATCCTGTATCCGGTAGACTTCGAGTATTTCATTGACAAGAAAACGCTGCGTTTCCATGGGTCCCTTGATCCGCAATATATCGTGTGGATCAATTGCACCCTCACAGAGGGGGTCACCTGCACGTACAAATTCACCGGAGTGTACTTTCAAATATCTTGTTGTCGGTATCTTGTAGGATCTGACGTCACCGACTTCCGGCGTTACGGTGATTTTCCAGAATCCCTTCTCTTCATCGACATCGCAGACACCATCGATTTCCGTAACCACCGCCGGATTCTTGACGATCTTCGCTTCGAATAGCTCCTCGACACGGGGTAGACCACCGGTAATGTCTTTGCTCTTGCCGATTTCCTTGGGTATTCTTGCGATTAGGGTACCCGGCGTTATTTTGTCTCCATCTTTCACCAGTAGATATGTGCCAGCCGGGATAGAGAAGGTTTTGAGTACTTTGGTTTTCTTCTCGACGATGTTGATCTTCGGGTGATGGTTGCGGAGCCTGTCCTCCACAATAACGAATTGCTTGCCGCCGGACCTTTCATCCACCCAGTTTTCCTGCATAGTCACACCGGGAATGATGTCTTGGTACTTGACGATACCACCTAATGGATTCACGATTGGTATCGAATATGGATCCCATTCGAACAGAATATCACCTACGTTTATGGTACTCTTAGCTTTCGGATAGATGATTGCGCCTATTGGTATGTTGTAGCTGATCTTTCGCGTACTGCCTTTAATGACCATGCGACCCTTATCATTCAGACTGACCAGCAATCCATCTTCGCGCTCGGCAGCAGACAGGTTCTCAAAACTGACCTTACCCGAGAATTCGGCATTACGCGAAGCACTCTCGGCGATACGCAGAGCGACTCCACCGGTGTGGAAGGTACGGAGTGTCAGCTGCGTTCCCGGTTCACCAATGCACTGTGCGGCAAGGACTCCAACGGCCTCTCCGATCTCGACCATTCGACCGGTGGCGAGATTCCTCCCATAGCACTTTGCGCAAAGCCCTACCGGTGCCTCGCAGGTTAGGATGGAACGGACCTTTACCTTCTCGATGCCACTCTTTTCGATCTTCATAGAGTCTTCGTTCGAGATCTCTTCACCTGCATTGACGATTGTCTCATTTGACAGCGGGTCGATAACGTCGACGAGGGCAACCCTGCCCACGATACGTTCGCTCAGTGGCTCAACAATTTTTTCTCCTTCTTTGAGCGCACTGATCTCCTGCCCCATGATGGTTCCGCAGTCCTCCACTGTCGTCGTTACGTTCTGGGCTACATCAACGAGGCGCCGCGTCAGATACCCTGCATCAGCAGTTTTCAGCGCAGTATCGGCTAATCCTTTTCGCGCGCCGTGAGTTGAAATGAAGTACTCCAAAACTGTGAGTCCATCCTTACATGATGATTTTATGGGTGTTTCAATGATCTGAACCGAAGTTACTTTACGCTGGGGCTTGGACATGAGACCACGCAATCCGCAGATCTGGCAGGCCTGGTTCCGGGAACCACGCGCACCCGAATTGACCATCATGTAAAGCGGATTGAATCCATCGCGGTCTTTTTCGAGTTCTTCGATGAGCCCTTCTTCGATGTCCATGGAAACCCTGGTCCATGTATCAATTACTTTATTGTAGCGTTCAGTCTCAGATATCAATCCACCCTGATGAGCTCTGTTTATTTCCTGTACTTCCTTGGCGCCTTTAGCCCAGATCCTGTCTTTCGTTTTAAGGCTCAGCATGTCATCGATCCCGATTGTAAGTCCCGAACTGGTGGCGATTTCGAAACCAAATTTCTTCAGATTATCGAGAACCGTGATGGTTTTCTCGGTGCCGAATCTGTCAAGACACTCATCCACTATGCCAGAGAGCGTCTTCTTGTTCACCTCAACGTTTTTGAAACGCATTTCGACCGGTAACTGCTCATTGAAGATCACTCTGCCGGGTGTCGTGTCAATGATCTTGTTGTTGAAAACGTATCTTATCGTCTGATGAAACGTTATGTTGCCATGATATATGGCCGTGTAGATTTCGTCGACTGACGAGAATGACCGTATTGGTTCGGGTGTATCCTTTCTGAGTTTCGTGAGATAGTGGAGTCCGATCACCATGTCTTGAGTCGGCGCCATCAGTGCGCGTCCGTTGCCCGGCGATCGAACATTATGTATCGAAAGCATCAGCATGTATGATTCCAGTATGGCCTCCGGAGATAGCGGTACATGCACGCTCATCGTATCGCCGTCGAAATCCGCGTTGTAGGGATGACAGACAAGGGGATGTATGGCGATTGCTCTGCCTTCACGTAACACCGGCAGAAATGCTTGGATCGACACGCGGTGAAGAGTAGGGGCACGGTTGAGAAGTACGGGATGATTCTTGATGATTTCATCCAGTATTTCATAGACCTCGGTAGAGCGTGCCCGTACCAACCTGCGTGCACTTCTTTCTGAATCAACAACACCCCGTTCCTCTAACTTGCGTACGATCATCGGTTTGAAAAGTTCGAGCGCCATCTCTTTCGGAATACCGCATTGATAGAGTTTCAGTGTCGGGTCAACTACGATAACTGATCTGCCGGAGTAATCCACTCTCTTGCCCAGCAGGTTCCTGCGGAATCTTCCCTGCTTTCCTTTCAGCGCGTCGGCCAGTGATTTCAGCGGTCTGTTGCCACGCCCCTTTATCGGACGGCTGCGTCGTGAATTGTCGAGGAGCGCATCGATCGAATCTTGCAGCATTCTCTTCTCATTGCGGATAATGACTTCCGGTGTCTTTATTCCCGAAGTGATCGATTTTACCCGGTTATTGCGTGTTATTACACGTTTGTACAAGTCATTAAGGTCAGATGTTGCGTAGCGTCCTCCTTCCAGCGCCACAAGCGGCCGCAGGTCGGGCGGTATTACCGGGATTCTTGTTAAGACCATCCATTCGGGACGATTGCCAGATAGCCGGAATGCTTCAACAAGCTTCAATTTTTTCAGTAGCTGTATGCGTCTTGCCTGTAGTGTTTCCTTCTCTAACCTGATACGCAGGTCCGATGAGAGGTTTTCCAGATCGATCTCCCTTAGCAGGTCATATATAGGCTGTCCACCCATATCAGCTTTGAATCCTTCAAATTTCTTAACCGCTTCCTGGAATTCTTCCTCAACTAATACTTCCCCTTTTCTATAGGGAGAGTCACCAGATTCCAGGACCACGTATGCTTCGTAGTTAAGGATCGCTTCCAGCTGATTGATGGATAGGTCGAGGATGAGGCCGATCTTGCTGGGTGAGATTTTGTAGTAGAACAGGTGAGCAACAGGGACCGCAAGGTCAACGTGTCCCATCCTGTCCCTCCGCACTGAAGAAGGAACTACCTCGACCCCGCATCTCTCGCACACCGTACCTCGATACTTGGCTTTCTTGTACTTCCCACATGAACATTCGAAGTCCTTTACCGGGCCGAATATTCTTTCACAGAACAAACCGTCCTTTTCCGGTCTCTGCGTGCGGTAATTTATCGTGTCGGCGCGCGTAACTTCACCGCGTGACCAGGATACTATCGTTTCCGGAGAAGCCAAGGACAGTCTTATTGTATCGTAATCGAGGAGATCAAAAGTATCGTAGATTTTACTTTTCATCGGGTTCCTCCTTTTTCTCAAGAGTAATATTGAAACATAGCCCTTGTAGTTCCTTAAGGAGCACGTTGAACGAAGCCGGGGCTCTTGGTCGTGGAGGATTCTTACCCCTGATGAGTGCTTCATACATTGCTGCTCTTCCCGCAACGTCATCAGACTTGACCGTCAGCATCTCCTGCAGCGTGTAAGCTGCGCCATAAGCTTCGAGTGCCCACACTTCCATTTCACCCAGCCGCTGACCTCCGAATTGTGCTTTTCCGCCGAGTGGCTGCTGTGTTATCAGAGAGTATGGACCTGTGGACCGAGCATGTATCTTTTCATCCACCATGTGTATCAGTTTCATCATGTACATGTGTCCGACCGTCACTGTTGACCCCACTGGCATTCCATTTCTACCATCGCGCAACTGGATTTGTCCGTCTTCAGGTAGTGCTGCTTCTTTCAGTTTCTCCTTCAATTCTTCGATCGTCGCACCATTAAAGATCGGTGTAATTGCGTAGAATTTTAGTGTATCCGCTGCCCAGCCGAGGTGCGTTTCGAGGATCTGTCCAACATTCATACGCGATGGTACACCGAGCGGGTTGAGTATGATATCCACTGGTGTGCCATCAGGCAGGAATGGCATGTCTTCCTCGGGCATTATTTTTGCCACAACACCCTTGTTCCCGTGCCGCCCCGCCATCTTATCGCCAACGGCTATTCTTCGTTTCTGAGCGATGAAAACCTTGATGATCTTTAATACGCCGTGCGGTAGT
Encoded proteins:
- the rpoC gene encoding DNA-directed RNA polymerase subunit beta', with protein sequence MKSKIYDTFDLLDYDTIRLSLASPETIVSWSRGEVTRADTINYRTQRPEKDGLFCERIFGPVKDFECSCGKYKKAKYRGTVCERCGVEVVPSSVRRDRMGHVDLAVPVAHLFYYKISPSKIGLILDLSINQLEAILNYEAYVVLESGDSPYRKGEVLVEEEFQEAVKKFEGFKADMGGQPIYDLLREIDLENLSSDLRIRLEKETLQARRIQLLKKLKLVEAFRLSGNRPEWMVLTRIPVIPPDLRPLVALEGGRYATSDLNDLYKRVITRNNRVKSITSGIKTPEVIIRNEKRMLQDSIDALLDNSRRSRPIKGRGNRPLKSLADALKGKQGRFRRNLLGKRVDYSGRSVIVVDPTLKLYQCGIPKEMALELFKPMIVRKLEERGVVDSERSARRLVRARSTEVYEILDEIIKNHPVLLNRAPTLHRVSIQAFLPVLREGRAIAIHPLVCHPYNADFDGDTMSVHVPLSPEAILESYMLMLSIHNVRSPGNGRALMAPTQDMVIGLHYLTKLRKDTPEPIRSFSSVDEIYTAIYHGNITFHQTIRYVFNNKIIDTTPGRVIFNEQLPVEMRFKNVEVNKKTLSGIVDECLDRFGTEKTITVLDNLKKFGFEIATSSGLTIGIDDMLSLKTKDRIWAKGAKEVQEINRAHQGGLISETERYNKVIDTWTRVSMDIEEGLIEELEKDRDGFNPLYMMVNSGARGSRNQACQICGLRGLMSKPQRKVTSVQIIETPIKSSCKDGLTVLEYFISTHGARKGLADTALKTADAGYLTRRLVDVAQNVTTTVEDCGTIMGQEISALKEGEKIVEPLSERIVGRVALVDVIDPLSNETIVNAGEEISNEDSMKIEKSGIEKVKVRSILTCEAPVGLCAKCYGRNLATGRMVEIGEAVGVLAAQCIGEPGTQLTLRTFHTGGVALRIAESASRNAEFSGKVSFENLSAAEREDGLLVSLNDKGRMVIKGSTRKISYNIPIGAIIYPKAKSTINVGDILFEWDPYSIPIVNPLGGIVKYQDIIPGVTMQENWVDERSGGKQFVIVEDRLRNHHPKINIVEKKTKVLKTFSIPAGTYLLVKDGDKITPGTLIARIPKEIGKSKDITGGLPRVEELFEAKIVKNPAVVTEIDGVCDVDEEKGFWKITVTPEVGDVRSYKIPTTRYLKVHSGEFVRAGDPLCEGAIDPHDILRIKGPMETQRFLVNEILEVYRIQDVKIDDKHIEVIVRQMLQKVKIEEPGNTPFVGGEIVDKRRVIEVNQQALVEGKKPATYRPILLGITRAALSTESFFSASSFQETTKVLADAAVEGKVDRLEGLKENVIVGRIIPAGTGLRRYQEITLEEEKTEAQAI